In the genome of Misgurnus anguillicaudatus chromosome 11, ASM2758022v2, whole genome shotgun sequence, one region contains:
- the washc2c gene encoding WASH complex subunit 2 isoform X4, translated as MSNCMENGPSNHNGETEQVWERPWTLEEMQKSSTNWSLAADSGLLLFLQNFSQKMLSKTHEIEKQLDGLIRDTKATDSCLHTVFNDFLMLSNTQFIENRVYDEEVEEPAPKPETTEKQPEQEKTREQKEAELIPKVQEAVNYGLRVLESAFEQLDIKAGNSESEDEEALEKVEPILEAKDLYVDRPLPYLIGSQAFMDQEDVGLGDLSSDEMSIGSDRDSVIESEEEEADEQSDEDFDQDDEVHGHLKKKASVVSYDDDADEENEDEDSDIFGGSEKDEDELRKDTGLPSFADELAARIKGETPSKPDADRTSMSSGPSVSQKKSKTKKETKPRVEDDQDEMFKPPKMEDEEYSPFGGKGGLFSGGKGLFDDDDEGDLFSDAPKNERAESVTQTTEPIKTKKIPPGAVSIFPENHLFGSPKDSDSLENKNDKSPVKPTVQTAPKHSQIGGGLFDDDDDEDDFFSGKTLTKSTPVGKEKQVQKKSVDLFAEEEDDDDGTMFIGKSGTVPPKTEIKREEGEEETRPPEKKPPAGAISMFGPGTKNILVEGLKKRKPSTSEESTKSEESAPPPEVVKSSPVLETSGKAQSLFSDDEDSQLFPNAATSKSRPTTQSKPSKAPLSIFDDEEEEDLFASAPKLVQDKKEPKKPVSSGLFSDDEVSDQWMSSKPGKESPVMKPGGMKPSVSAPSRLPSVKAPLKDSLFDGNDDDDTFAATKESQSKKSSQRVSLLFENENDEEDKDLLFGFKPPANKTPPEPKATGVPSLFEPTKEEIVPSVASAKTAEEKSVEKKPVVSVSSSDDKTEIKKKPAGAVSLFGGIDILGNKQDTSKKLNNHQDELSDGEDLLKEGPPPMDSKGTKAKKTALSLFDDDDDEDENSDEIVSFKTSKPAEKSTLMDHGPLVKSTGVFQDEELLFSHTQQRDNDPDVDLFAASAKPPVPSQSSVKPVAPLLFGDEDDDDLFSSPKPKAPPKVAEKPSKPKKEEIDKSTLTSTRASLAVNPASLLPGAVPRIPGAVTVIPGLAPSTLSAAARPLPAANSILDQTSSDGGVSFETPAEINTLENANKSRTKGAARRRPQTRAARHLAAQQSEEAVGKTQNKSSSTPAQESDMAASLPTFNPVSPRPSALTLPVTTTPASSKISDEAVRPKKLLDAEDDLFDSDDLFATAPLTKPLPSSKHKTKPPEDSHKKMSKPEAVIASKKDKTSSIFESHEDDLFSTVKQKPVQKATPASFLDEDDDIFGVIKSTEKSKTEISSPKLDIFQDEVEEHPKAQKKPKDVSLDASLFDDDVDIFADLTTTTKPKEKKAKKKVETKSIFDDDMDDIFSTGTTKPTAKPSSKSKKNQSAQDPSPAAESAHNIFDDPLNVFGGN; from the exons ATGTCTAATTGTATGGAGAATGGTCCCAGTAATCATAATGGGGAGACAGAGCAGGTGTGGGAGAGACCCTGGACACTGGAAGAGATGCAGAAATCCAGCACCAACTGGTCACTGGCAGCAGATTCAGGCTTAT TACTCTTCCTGCAAAACTTCTCACAAAAGATGTTGTCCAAGACACATGAGATCGAGAAACAGTTGGACGGTCTTATTCGGGACACTAAAGCCACAGACAGCTGCTTGCACACAGTGTTCAACGACTTTCTTATGCTGTCCAACACACAGTTCATTGAAAAC aGGGTTTATGATGAGGAGGTTGAAGAGCCTGCCCCTAAACCTGAAACCACAGAGAAACAGCCTGAGCAG GAGAAGACGAGAGAGCAGAAAGAGGCCGAACTTATTCCCAAAGTCCAGGAGGCAGTTAACTACGGTCTGAGGGTTCTGGAATCTGCTTTTGAGCAGCTTGACATTAAAGCAGGAAACTCAGAGTCTGAGGATGAGGAGGCCCTGGAGAAAGTGGAGCCCATATTGGAAGCAAAA GACCTGTATGTGGATAGGCCTTTGCCATACTTGATTGGTTCACAAGCCTTTATGGATCAGGAGGATGTCGGTCTGGGAGATCTCTCCAGTGATG aaatgtctATTGGTAGTGACAGAGACAGTGTCATTGAGAGTGAGGAGGAGGAAGCTGATGAG CAGTCAGATGAAGACTTTGACCAGGATGATGAAGTCCATGGCCACTTAAAAAAG AAAGCATCTGTCGTCAGTTATGATGATGATGCTGATGAAGAGAATGAAGATGAAGATTCCGACATATTTGGCGGGTCTGAAAAAGATGAAGATGAGCTCAGAAAG GACACTGGCCTGCCATCATTTGCAGATGAACTAGCAGCCAGAATTAAAGGAGAGACTCCAAGCAAACCAGATGCTGATCGCACAT CCATGTCATCAGGCCCATCTGTCTCCCAGAAGAAgagtaaaacaaagaaagagaCGAAACCTCGGG TGGAGGATGATCAGGATGAAATGTTTAAACCACCAAAAATGGAAGATGAGGAATATTCTCCATTTGGTGGGAAGGGCGGGCTGTTTAGTGGAGGCAAAGGCCTGTTTGATGACGATGATGAG GGAGATCTGTTTTCTGATGCACCCAAAAATGAGCGTGCTGAGAGTGTAACACAAACAACAG AGCCCATTAAAACTAAGAAAATCCCCCCTGGCGCCGTCTCCATCTTTCCTG AAAACCACCTGTTTGGTTCACCAAAGGATTCAGATTCTTTAGAGAACAAGAATGATAAAAGTCCAGTGAAGCCAACAGTGCAAACAGCTCCAAAACATTCCCAGATTGGTGGTGGACTCTTCGATGATGACGATGATGAAGACGATTTCTTCAGTGGAAAGACTCTCACTAAATCCACTCCTG TTGGGAAAGAGAAACAAGTGCAAAAAAAATCGGTGGACCTGTTTGCAGAGGAAGAGGATGATGATGACGGCACTATGTTCATTGGGAAATCTGGTACAGTTCCTCCCAAAACTGAGATCAAAAGAGAAGAGGGAGAAGAGGAAACTCGTCCTCCTGAGAAAAAA CCACCCGCTGGAGCCATTTCAATGTTCGGGCCCGGAACAAAAAATATACTGGTGGAGGGTCTGAAGAAACGCAAGCCTTCAACCAGCGAGGAGTCCACCAAATCTGAAGAG AGTGCACCTCCACCTGAAGTAGTGAAATCTTCACCTGTTCTGGAGACATCAGGAAAAGCCCAGAGTCTATTCTCAGACGATGAAGACTCACAA TTATTCCCAAATGCTGCTACAAGTAAATCAAGGCCTACAACACAGAGCAAACCCAGTAAAGCTCCACTCTCAATATTTGATGATGAAGAGGAGGAG GACCTTTTTGCATCTGCACCAAAGTTGGTTCAGGACAAAAAAGAACCCAAGAAACCTGTATCCAGTGGCCTTTTTAGTGATGATGAGGTATCT GATCAGTGGATGAGTTCAAAGCCCGGCAAGGAAAGCCCAGTAATGAAGCCGGGTGGAATGAAGCCTAGCGTTAGCGCCCCCTCTAGGCTACCTAGTGTCAAAGCTCCACTAAAAGATAGTCTGTTTGATGGGAATGATGACGATGATACATTTGCAGCCACAAAGGAATCGCAAAG TAAAAAGTCGTCTCAGAGGGTGTCTCTCCTGTTTGAGAATGAAAATGATGAGGAGGACAAAGACCTGCTGTTTGGGTTCAAACCACCCGCAAATAAAACTCCACCTGAACCAAAG GCAACTGGTGTTCCCTCTCTATTTGAACCTACAAAGGAGGAAATTGTGCCTAGTGTAGCATCTGCCAAGACAGCAGAAGAAAAGTCTGTGGAGAAAAAACCTGTGGTATCAGTTTCATCCTCTGATGACAAGACTGAGATAAAGAAGAAGCCAGCAGGGGCAGTTAGCCTTTTTGGTGGAATTGACATTTTAGGAAACAAGCAAGATACAAGCAAG AAACTGAATAATCACCAAGATGAGCTTTCTGACGGTGAGGATCTACTTAAGGAGGGTCCACCGCCAATGGACAGTAAGGGGACCAAGGCCAAAAAAACAGCTCTGAGTCTTTTtgatgatgacgatgatgaAGATGAGAATTCTGATGAAATAGTGTCTTTTAAAACGTCCAAACCGGCAGAAAAAAGTACACTAATG GATCATGGGCCCCTTGTCAAGAGCACAGGTGTGTTTCAAGATGAGGAGCTTCTTTTCAGTCATACGCAACAGAGGGACAATGATCCGGATGTAGATCTCTTTGCAGCATCTGCTAAACCACCT GTGCCATCGCAGAGCTCAGTGAAACCTGTTGCTCCTTTACTGTTTGGagatgaggatgatgatgatcTCTTCAGTTCACCAAAACCTAAAGCTCCTCCG AAAGTAGCAGAGAAGCCCAGCAAACCTAAAAAAGAGGAAATTGACAAATCAACACTTACATCAACAAGG GCAAGCTTAGCTGTCAACCCTGCCAGCCTTCTGCCAGGTGCTGTTCCGCGGATTCCTGGAGCTGTCACTGTAATCCCAGGCCTGGCACCGTCTACTCTCTCTGCAGCTGCCAGGCCGCTACCAGCTGCTAATAGCATCCTTGATCAAACCTCCAGTGATGGAGGAGTGAGCTTTGAGACTCCAGCTGAGATTAACACACTTGAGAATGCTAACAAG AGTCGCACTAAAGGTGCAGCCCGACGGCGACCCCAGACAAGGGCAGCAAGACATCTGGCAGCACAGCAGTCTGAGGAAGCAGTTGGAAAGACCCAAAATAAGAGCTCTTCTACACCAGCTCAGGAATCAGATATGGCTGCTTCGTTACCGACCTTCAACCCAGTTTCGCCCCGACCCTCAGCACTTACTCTACCTGTCACCACCACCCCTGCTTCATCCAAGATATCAGATGAAGCAGTCAGGCCGAAGAAACTTCTCGATGCTGAAGATGACCTATTTGATTCTGATGATCTCTTTGCCACTGCGCCCTTGACAAAGCCTCTTCCCTCctcaaaacacaaaacaaagccACCCGAGGATAGCCATAAGAAAATGTCTAAACCAGAAGCCGTCATAGCCTCAAAGAAGGACAAGACCTCATCTATTTTTGAAAGCCATGAGGATGATCTTTTCTCCACTGTAAAACAGAAGCCTGTCCAGAAAGCCACACCGGCGTCCTTCctagatgaagatgatgatatTTTTGGAGTGATAAAAAGTACAGAAAAGTCTAAAACCGAGATCAGCTCGCCAAAATTGGACATTTTTCAG GATGAAGTGGAAGAACATCCCAAAGCTCAGAAAAAACCCAAGGATGTGTCTTTAGATGCAAGTCTGTTTGATGATGATGTCGACATATTTGCTGACCTAACTACCACCACAAAGCCAAAGGAAAAGAAGGCAAAGAAAAAAGTGGAGACAAAATCTATATTCGACGATGATATGG ATGACATCTTTTCGACTGGGACTACAAAGCCTACAGCAAAGCCGTCCTCCAAGTCCAAGAAGAACCAGTCTGCACAGGATCCCAGTCCAGCAGCAGAATCAGCCCACAATATTTTTGACGATCCCTTGAACGTATTTGGGGGAAACTAA
- the washc2c gene encoding WASH complex subunit 2 isoform X1, whose translation MSNCMENGPSNHNGETEQVWERPWTLEEMQKSSTNWSLAADSGLLLFLQNFSQKMLSKTHEIEKQLDGLIRDTKATDSCLHTVFNDFLMLSNTQFIENRVYDEEVEEPAPKPETTEKQPEQEKTREQKEAELIPKVQEAVNYGLRVLESAFEQLDIKAGNSESEDEEALEKVEPILEAKDLYVDRPLPYLIGSQAFMDQEDVGLGDLSSDEMSIGSDRDSVIESEEEEADEQSDEDFDQDDEVHGHLKKKASVVSYDDDADEENEDEDSDIFGGSEKDEDELRKDTGLPSFADELAARIKGETPSKPDADRTSMSSGPSVSQKKSKTKKETKPRVEDDQDEMFKPPKMEDEEYSPFGGKGGLFSGGKGLFDDDDEGDLFSDAPKNERAESVTQTTEPIKTKKIPPGAVSIFPENHLFGSPKDSDSLENKNDKSPVKPTVQTAPKHSQIGGGLFDDDDDEDDFFSGKTLTKSTPVGKEKQVQKKSVDLFAEEEDDDDGTMFIGKSGTVPPKTEIKREEGEEETRPPEKKPPAGAISMFGPGTKNILVEGLKKRKPSTSEESTKSEESAPPPEVVKSSPVLETSGKAQSLFSDDEDSQLFPNAATSKSRPTTQSKPSKAPLSIFDDEEEEDLFASAPKLVQDKKEPKKPVSSGLFSDDEVSDQWMSSKPGKESPVMKPGGMKPSVSAPSRLPSVKAPLKDSLFDGNDDDDTFAATKESQSKKSSQRVSLLFENENDEEDKDLLFGFKPPANKTPPEPKATGVPSLFEPTKEEIVPSVASAKTAEEKSVEKKPVVSVSSSDDKTEIKKKPAGAVSLFGGIDILGNKQDTSKKLNNHQDELSDGEDLLKEGPPPMDSKGTKAKKTALSLFDDDDDEDENSDEIVSFKTSKPAEKSTLMDHGPLVKSTGVFQDEELLFSHTQQRDNDPDVDLFAASAKPPVPSQSSVKPVAPLLFGDEDDDDLFSSPKPKAPPKVAEKPSKPKKEEIDKSTLTSTREPTTHLKPKKTSSRIGELQASLAVNPASLLPGAVPRIPGAVTVIPGLAPSTLSAAARPLPAANSILDQTSSDGGVSFETPAEINTLENANKSRTKGAARRRPQTRAARHLAAQQSEEAVGKTQNKSSSTPAQESDMAASLPTFNPVSPRPSALTLPVTTTPASSKISDEAVRPKKLLDAEDDLFDSDDLFATAPLTKPLPSSKHKTKPPEDSHKKMSKPEAVIASKKDKTSSIFESHEDDLFSTVKQKPVQKATPASFLDEDDDIFGVIKSTEKSKTEISSPKLDIFQDEVEEHPKAQKKPKDVSLDASLFDDDVDIFADLTTTTKPKEKKAKKKVETKSIFDDDMDDIFSTGTTKPTAKPSSKSKKNQSAQDPSPAAESAHNIFDDPLNVFGGN comes from the exons ATGTCTAATTGTATGGAGAATGGTCCCAGTAATCATAATGGGGAGACAGAGCAGGTGTGGGAGAGACCCTGGACACTGGAAGAGATGCAGAAATCCAGCACCAACTGGTCACTGGCAGCAGATTCAGGCTTAT TACTCTTCCTGCAAAACTTCTCACAAAAGATGTTGTCCAAGACACATGAGATCGAGAAACAGTTGGACGGTCTTATTCGGGACACTAAAGCCACAGACAGCTGCTTGCACACAGTGTTCAACGACTTTCTTATGCTGTCCAACACACAGTTCATTGAAAAC aGGGTTTATGATGAGGAGGTTGAAGAGCCTGCCCCTAAACCTGAAACCACAGAGAAACAGCCTGAGCAG GAGAAGACGAGAGAGCAGAAAGAGGCCGAACTTATTCCCAAAGTCCAGGAGGCAGTTAACTACGGTCTGAGGGTTCTGGAATCTGCTTTTGAGCAGCTTGACATTAAAGCAGGAAACTCAGAGTCTGAGGATGAGGAGGCCCTGGAGAAAGTGGAGCCCATATTGGAAGCAAAA GACCTGTATGTGGATAGGCCTTTGCCATACTTGATTGGTTCACAAGCCTTTATGGATCAGGAGGATGTCGGTCTGGGAGATCTCTCCAGTGATG aaatgtctATTGGTAGTGACAGAGACAGTGTCATTGAGAGTGAGGAGGAGGAAGCTGATGAG CAGTCAGATGAAGACTTTGACCAGGATGATGAAGTCCATGGCCACTTAAAAAAG AAAGCATCTGTCGTCAGTTATGATGATGATGCTGATGAAGAGAATGAAGATGAAGATTCCGACATATTTGGCGGGTCTGAAAAAGATGAAGATGAGCTCAGAAAG GACACTGGCCTGCCATCATTTGCAGATGAACTAGCAGCCAGAATTAAAGGAGAGACTCCAAGCAAACCAGATGCTGATCGCACAT CCATGTCATCAGGCCCATCTGTCTCCCAGAAGAAgagtaaaacaaagaaagagaCGAAACCTCGGG TGGAGGATGATCAGGATGAAATGTTTAAACCACCAAAAATGGAAGATGAGGAATATTCTCCATTTGGTGGGAAGGGCGGGCTGTTTAGTGGAGGCAAAGGCCTGTTTGATGACGATGATGAG GGAGATCTGTTTTCTGATGCACCCAAAAATGAGCGTGCTGAGAGTGTAACACAAACAACAG AGCCCATTAAAACTAAGAAAATCCCCCCTGGCGCCGTCTCCATCTTTCCTG AAAACCACCTGTTTGGTTCACCAAAGGATTCAGATTCTTTAGAGAACAAGAATGATAAAAGTCCAGTGAAGCCAACAGTGCAAACAGCTCCAAAACATTCCCAGATTGGTGGTGGACTCTTCGATGATGACGATGATGAAGACGATTTCTTCAGTGGAAAGACTCTCACTAAATCCACTCCTG TTGGGAAAGAGAAACAAGTGCAAAAAAAATCGGTGGACCTGTTTGCAGAGGAAGAGGATGATGATGACGGCACTATGTTCATTGGGAAATCTGGTACAGTTCCTCCCAAAACTGAGATCAAAAGAGAAGAGGGAGAAGAGGAAACTCGTCCTCCTGAGAAAAAA CCACCCGCTGGAGCCATTTCAATGTTCGGGCCCGGAACAAAAAATATACTGGTGGAGGGTCTGAAGAAACGCAAGCCTTCAACCAGCGAGGAGTCCACCAAATCTGAAGAG AGTGCACCTCCACCTGAAGTAGTGAAATCTTCACCTGTTCTGGAGACATCAGGAAAAGCCCAGAGTCTATTCTCAGACGATGAAGACTCACAA TTATTCCCAAATGCTGCTACAAGTAAATCAAGGCCTACAACACAGAGCAAACCCAGTAAAGCTCCACTCTCAATATTTGATGATGAAGAGGAGGAG GACCTTTTTGCATCTGCACCAAAGTTGGTTCAGGACAAAAAAGAACCCAAGAAACCTGTATCCAGTGGCCTTTTTAGTGATGATGAGGTATCT GATCAGTGGATGAGTTCAAAGCCCGGCAAGGAAAGCCCAGTAATGAAGCCGGGTGGAATGAAGCCTAGCGTTAGCGCCCCCTCTAGGCTACCTAGTGTCAAAGCTCCACTAAAAGATAGTCTGTTTGATGGGAATGATGACGATGATACATTTGCAGCCACAAAGGAATCGCAAAG TAAAAAGTCGTCTCAGAGGGTGTCTCTCCTGTTTGAGAATGAAAATGATGAGGAGGACAAAGACCTGCTGTTTGGGTTCAAACCACCCGCAAATAAAACTCCACCTGAACCAAAG GCAACTGGTGTTCCCTCTCTATTTGAACCTACAAAGGAGGAAATTGTGCCTAGTGTAGCATCTGCCAAGACAGCAGAAGAAAAGTCTGTGGAGAAAAAACCTGTGGTATCAGTTTCATCCTCTGATGACAAGACTGAGATAAAGAAGAAGCCAGCAGGGGCAGTTAGCCTTTTTGGTGGAATTGACATTTTAGGAAACAAGCAAGATACAAGCAAG AAACTGAATAATCACCAAGATGAGCTTTCTGACGGTGAGGATCTACTTAAGGAGGGTCCACCGCCAATGGACAGTAAGGGGACCAAGGCCAAAAAAACAGCTCTGAGTCTTTTtgatgatgacgatgatgaAGATGAGAATTCTGATGAAATAGTGTCTTTTAAAACGTCCAAACCGGCAGAAAAAAGTACACTAATG GATCATGGGCCCCTTGTCAAGAGCACAGGTGTGTTTCAAGATGAGGAGCTTCTTTTCAGTCATACGCAACAGAGGGACAATGATCCGGATGTAGATCTCTTTGCAGCATCTGCTAAACCACCT GTGCCATCGCAGAGCTCAGTGAAACCTGTTGCTCCTTTACTGTTTGGagatgaggatgatgatgatcTCTTCAGTTCACCAAAACCTAAAGCTCCTCCG AAAGTAGCAGAGAAGCCCAGCAAACCTAAAAAAGAGGAAATTGACAAATCAACACTTACATCAACAAGG GAGCCAACAACCCATCTAAAACCTAAAAAAACCTCCTCAAGGATTGGAGAACttcaa GCAAGCTTAGCTGTCAACCCTGCCAGCCTTCTGCCAGGTGCTGTTCCGCGGATTCCTGGAGCTGTCACTGTAATCCCAGGCCTGGCACCGTCTACTCTCTCTGCAGCTGCCAGGCCGCTACCAGCTGCTAATAGCATCCTTGATCAAACCTCCAGTGATGGAGGAGTGAGCTTTGAGACTCCAGCTGAGATTAACACACTTGAGAATGCTAACAAG AGTCGCACTAAAGGTGCAGCCCGACGGCGACCCCAGACAAGGGCAGCAAGACATCTGGCAGCACAGCAGTCTGAGGAAGCAGTTGGAAAGACCCAAAATAAGAGCTCTTCTACACCAGCTCAGGAATCAGATATGGCTGCTTCGTTACCGACCTTCAACCCAGTTTCGCCCCGACCCTCAGCACTTACTCTACCTGTCACCACCACCCCTGCTTCATCCAAGATATCAGATGAAGCAGTCAGGCCGAAGAAACTTCTCGATGCTGAAGATGACCTATTTGATTCTGATGATCTCTTTGCCACTGCGCCCTTGACAAAGCCTCTTCCCTCctcaaaacacaaaacaaagccACCCGAGGATAGCCATAAGAAAATGTCTAAACCAGAAGCCGTCATAGCCTCAAAGAAGGACAAGACCTCATCTATTTTTGAAAGCCATGAGGATGATCTTTTCTCCACTGTAAAACAGAAGCCTGTCCAGAAAGCCACACCGGCGTCCTTCctagatgaagatgatgatatTTTTGGAGTGATAAAAAGTACAGAAAAGTCTAAAACCGAGATCAGCTCGCCAAAATTGGACATTTTTCAG GATGAAGTGGAAGAACATCCCAAAGCTCAGAAAAAACCCAAGGATGTGTCTTTAGATGCAAGTCTGTTTGATGATGATGTCGACATATTTGCTGACCTAACTACCACCACAAAGCCAAAGGAAAAGAAGGCAAAGAAAAAAGTGGAGACAAAATCTATATTCGACGATGATATGG ATGACATCTTTTCGACTGGGACTACAAAGCCTACAGCAAAGCCGTCCTCCAAGTCCAAGAAGAACCAGTCTGCACAGGATCCCAGTCCAGCAGCAGAATCAGCCCACAATATTTTTGACGATCCCTTGAACGTATTTGGGGGAAACTAA